From the genome of Spinacia oleracea cultivar Varoflay chromosome 2, BTI_SOV_V1, whole genome shotgun sequence, one region includes:
- the LOC110791254 gene encoding pentatricopeptide repeat-containing protein At4g01030, mitochondrial gives MEILAANSTNTTTFHSVLQTSSAFSKLSRITSSNLHIPLNFDYFDDPGKINSLNLVSQLHAHVIKSPQLVNSDVIAQELITSYLKFRDFESAVTVFYLGFGRNFVLWRSFLEEFKSFGGNPVEILEVFVELRKKGVEFDSRILSVVLKICAILTSKWLGVEVHASLIKRGFDTDVHLKSALMNFYGRCWGTGYADKVFDEMPERGGVALWNEAIVAAVQNKGYMKALQYFQKMQFLFVKSDSFTIGKALQACAKGRAIDEGKQIHGYVFRNDLEKDLAICNSLISMYAKNNEVTLARKVFDSMKNCNLSSWNTMISAYASLGAFDDAMELFSGMESHGVEPDIVTWNSLLSSHLQYGLYHQVLNILHEMLVQNLQPNPSSITPAIQAISELNVIKLGKEMHCYVYRNGFHCDLYVQTTLLDMYVKNDELIRARAMFDLMKTRNIVAWNSLISGYSSKGLFDDAMMLLKQMEEEDINPDIVTLNSLLSGYSLNGRIEDALAVIEKIKILGMKPNVVSWTALISGCSRNGKYKDSISFFNKMVEEGINPNEATICCLLQAFAGMSWLQKGKEIHNWCIRNRFDTNVLVATALIHMYINSGSLQSASMIFRWMKNKSVATWNCMIMGFASYNHGKEGITIFEEMCEMGIHPDAITFTALLSCCKNSGLLDEGWKYFDSMKTDYNIGPTVEHYSCMVDLLGKAGYLDEAWDFIKTMAVEPDASVWGSLLQSCRVHNNLELGKVAAKNLFELEPNNSANYVIMMNLYSMSSRWEDVNRVREESSAQGLRIQHGWSWIEIYRKIHVFSEEEAHPDIGNIYFELYQLVSEMKKAGYNPDIKSVYQDISDADKEKLLVTHTEKLAITYGLMKIRDGIPIRVIKNTRMCSDCHIAAKFISVVRNREIILKDGVRVHHFREGRCSCSDSW, from the coding sequence ATGGAAATTCTTGCTGCAAATTCTACTAATACTACCACTTTCCACTCTGTTCTTCAAACCTCTTCTGCCTTCTCGAAGCTTTCCAGAATCACTTCTTCAAATTTGCATATTCCCCTTAATTTTGATTACTTTGATGATCCTGGTAAGATAAACTCTTTAAATTTAGTCAGTCAATTGCATGCCCATGTCATAAAATCGCCCCAATTGGTCAATTCAGATGTAATTGCCCAGGAATTGATCACTTCTTACTTGAAATTTCGAGATTTTGAGTCCGCTGTAACGGTTTTTTATCTGGGTTTTGGGAGGAATTTTGTGTTATGGAGGTCGTTTTTGGAGGAATTCAAGAGTTTTGGAGGAAACCCGGTTGAGATACTTGaggtttttgttgaattgcgTAAAAAAGGGGTGGAATTTGATAGCCGCATATTGTCTGTTGTATtgaaaatttgtgcaatttTGACTAGTAAGTGGTTAGGGGTGGAAGTCCATGCTTCTTTGATCAAAAGGGGTTTTGATACGGATGTTCATTTGAAGTCTGCATTGATGAACTTTTATGGGAGGTGTTGGGGAACTGGTTATGCAGATAAAGTGTTCGATGAAATGCCTGAACGAGGAGGGGTCGCGTTGTGGAATGAAGCCATTGTCGCAGCTGTTCAGAATAAGGGTTACATGAAGGCTCTGCAATACTTTCAGAAGATGCAGTTTTTGTTTGTTAAAAGTGATAGTTTTACAATTGGTAAAGCTTTACAAGCTTGTGCTAAAGGGAGAGCTATAGATGAAGGGAAGCAAATTCATGGGTATGTGTTTAGAAATGACTTGGAAAAGGATTTAGCAATATGCAATTCTTTGATTAGCATGTATGCAAAAAATAATGAGGTAACGCTAGCTAGGAAGGTTTTTGATTCTATGAAGAACTGCAATTTATCTTCATGGAACACGATGATTTCTGCTTATGCTTCGCTTGGTGCTTTTGATGATGCAATGGAGCTATTCAGCGGGATGGAGTCCCATGGTGTGGAACCAGACATAGTCACATGGAATTCCCTCTTGTCTAGTCATTTACAATATGGGTTATATCATCAAGTTCTGAACATTCTACACGAAATGCTTGTGCAAAATTTACAACCAAACCCAAGCTCCATTACCCCTGCAATTCAAGCAATTAGCGAGTTGAATGTGATCAAACTAGGAAAGGAAATGCATTGCTATGTTTATAGAAATggatttcattgtgatttatacgTGCAGACAACATTATTGGACATGTATGTCAAGAATGATGAACTGATTAGAGCTCGAGCAATGTTCGACCTCATGAAGACTAGAAATATTGTTGCCTGGAATTCTTTGATTTCTGGGTATTCCTCTAAGGGTCTGTTTGATGATGCTATGATGTTGTTGAAACAGATGGAAGAGGAAGATATAAACCCAGATATAGTGACATTAAACTCTCTACTTTCTGGTTATTCACTGAATGGCCGTATAGAGGATGCGTTGGCTGTGATAGAGAAAATCAAGATTTTAGGCATGAAACCTAACGTTGTTTCATGGACTGCCCTTATATCAGGTTGTTCACGGAACGGAAAGTACAAAGATTCCATaagttttttcaataaaatgGTGGAAGAAGGTATAAACCCTAATGAGGCCACTATATGTTGTTTACTTCAAGCTTTTGCAGGTATGTCTTGGCTACAAAAAGGTAAAGAGATACATAATTGGTGCATAAGAAATAGGTTTGACACAAATGTGTTAGTAGCCACTGCTCTTATACACATGTACATAAACTCAGGAAGTTTGCAGAGTGCCTCTATGATTTTTCGATGGATGAAAAACAAGTCAGTTGCCACTTGGAATTGCATGATCATGGGTTTTGCATCTTACAACCATGGGAAAGAAGGAATCACGATTTTCGAGGAAATGTGTGAAATGGGAATTCATCCTGATGCCATAACTTTCACTGCTCTTCTATCATGCTGTAAGAATTCAGGATTACTTGATGAGGGCTGGAAATATTTTGATAGTATGAAGACTGATTACAACATAGGGCCTACAGTTGAGCATTACTCGTGCATGGTTGATCTTCTAGGAAAAGCTGGGTATCTTGATGAAGCTTGGGACTTCATTAAAACAATGGCTGTTGAACCAGATGCTTCTGTTTGGGGTTCTTTACTTCAATCCTGCCGAGTCCATAACAACTTGGAACTCGGGAAAGTTGCAGCCAAAAACCTTTTTGAGCTAGAACCAAATAATTCAGCTAATTATGTTATAATGATGAACTTGTATTCAATGTCAAGTAGATGGGAAGATGTGAATCGTGTGAGAGAAGAGAGTTCTGCTCAAGGACTAAGAATTCAACATGGGTGGAGCTGGATAGAAATTTACCGTAAAATACATGTTTTCAGTGAAGAAGAAGCTCACCCAGATATAGGAAATATATACTTTGAGCTGTATCAGCTGGTATCTGAGATGAAGAAAGCAGGGTACAACCCTGATATCAAATCTGTTTACCAAGATATAAGTGATGCTGATAAAGAGAAGCTTCTTGTTACTCATACTGAGAAATTAGCCATTACTTATGGGTTGATGAAGATCAGGGATGGTATTCCAATCAGGGTGATAAAGAATACTAGAATGTGTTCTGACTGTCACATTGCTGCTAAATTCATCTCTGTTGTCAGAAACCGTGAAATTATCCTTAAAGATGGTGTTCGAGTTCATCATTTCCGGGAAGGAAGATGTTCTTGCAGTGATAGTTGGTAA
- the LOC110791253 gene encoding abscisic acid receptor PYL9, with translation MESVYVSRHHNHQIGANQCSSALTQHIKAPVDLVWSLVRRFDEPQKYKPFISRCTASKELKIGSVREVNVRSGLPATTSTERLELLDDDEHILSVRIVDGDHRLRNYSSIITVHPEIIDGKMGTLVVESFVVDVPDGNTREETCYFIEALINCNLKSLADVSERMANAC, from the exons ATGGAGTCTGTGTACGTTTCAAGACACCACAATCACCAAATTGGAGCTAATCAGTGTTCTTCTGCTCTTACTCAACACATCAAAGCTCCGGTTGACCTT GTATGGTCTTTGGTCCGAAGATTTGATGAACCTCAGAAGTATAAGCCATTTATTAGCCGGTGTACTGCGAGTAAGGAGCTTAAGATTGGGAGTGTAAGAGAAGTGAATGTTAGATCAGGTCTTCCTGCCACAACTAGCACTGAAAGATTGGAGCTTCTTGATGATGATGAGCATATTCTCAGCGTCAGAATTGTCGATGGTGATCACAGGCTAAGG AATTACTCCTCAATCATCACAGTTCACCCTGAGATAATCGATGGGAAGATGGGGACATTAGTCGTAGAGTCGTTTGTAGTGGATGTGCCAGATGGGAACACTAGAGAAGAAACATGCTACTTTATTGAGGCTTTAATCAACTGCAACCTGAAATCATTAGCTGATGTTTCTGAGAGGATGGCAAACGCTTGTTAG
- the LOC110791243 gene encoding phospholipase A1 PLIP1, chloroplastic — MACTSMNVSLRRSSSGEELYKQATIRRSYSDNNLLSSSTRIIRPASSSHCKLKSNRSFGILTTSTCPIPMKALLFDTQTVNDENDTMEVDDSLLGDGEKEEEVEREKGVKRANWVERLLELRARWKGSKEKEIDCRYEDNEDDCNGEDGCIVDYDGETGDGIRMDSESFSKLLVHVPWTDANKFYKLSYLCNKAYAIPDIKVDDLQRFYGLEFMTSSLEKKAKAVALNAKLAKDSTHQQEEDDLEILQQREHVTISSSVAYEIAASAACHVQNRAKNENHSGNRVVCPVPRGCNSEMAAQMAATTMTTIVAAKEKEKQAAAKELQSLHSSPCEWFVCDDPTTHVRCFVIQGSESLASWQTNLFFEPAKFEETNVAVHRGIYEAAKGIYEQLMPEIQNHIDSHGEDAKFQFTGHSLGGSLSLLVHMMLLVRRVVKPSVVLPVVTFGSPFVFCGGEKLLKQLQLEESTVQNVIMHRDIVPRAFSCNYPRQVEQVLKRLNSSFRSHPCLNKHKLLYSPMGQVYILQPAVKQSPSHPLLPQGCALYTFDKKTNTTQPGLVAHALREFLNTPHPLETLSDPRAYGSEGTILRDHDSKNYIKAVNGVIKQYNQIALRKVKTAERHTIWPLVGSSSPQYSWTHEGVFENTTARTEVMTSV; from the exons ATGGCATGCACTTCCATGAATGTCAGTCTTCGACGATCTTCCTCAGGAGAAGAGTTGTATAAACAAGCTACTATACGAAGATCATACTCAGACAACAACCTCCTCTCCTCCTCAACCCGAATTATTAGACCCGCCTCTTCTTCACATTGTAAACTTAAGTCGAATCGTTCCTTTGGGATTTTAACAACTTCCACTTGTCCAATTCCTATGAAGGCACTATTGTTTGATACTCAGACTGTAAATGATGAGAATGATACTATGGAGGTTGATGACAGCTTATTGGGTGATGGTGAAAAGGAAGAGGAAGTCGAGAGAGAAAAAGGGGTGAAAAGAGCGAATTGGGTGGAGAGGCTGTTAGAGTTGAGAGCGCGGTGGAAGGGTAGTAAAGAGAAGGAAATTGATTGTAGGTATGAAGATAATGAAGATGATTGTAATGGAGAGGATGGTTGTATAGTGGATTATGATGGAGAAACAGGAGATGGAATAAGAATGGACTCTGAATCTTTCTCAAAGTTGCTTGTTCATGTGCCTTGGACAGATGCAAACAAGTTCTATAAGCTTTCTTACCTCTGTAACAAAGCTTATGCAATTCCAGATATCAAG GTTGATGATTTGCAACGATTCTATGGTCTAGAATTCATGACATCTTCCTTGGAGAAGAAAGCGAAGGCGGTTGCTTTAAACGCAAAATTGGCCAAGGACTCAACTCACCAACAAGAAGAAGATGACTTGGAAATTCTGCAGCAGAGAGAACATGTAACTATTAGCTCTTCTGTTGCCTACGAAATAGCGGCATCTGCAGCTTGTCATGTTCAAAACCGCGCCAAAAATGAAAATCATTCGGGAAATAGGGTTGTATGTCCGGTACCGAGAGGCTGTAACTCAGAGATGGCTGCACAAATGGCTGCAACAACGATGACAACAATAGTAGCTGCAAAGGAGAAAGAAAAACAAGCAGCTGCTAAGGAACTCCAATCACTACATTCCTCTCCTTGTGAGTGGTTCGTTTGTGATGATCCAACAACTCATGTGCGCTGCTTTGTAATCCAG GGGTCTGAATCGCTGGCTTCTTGGCAAACAAACCTTTTTTTCGAGCCAGCAAAATTCGAG GAAACGAATGTAGCTGTTCATCGAGGGATTtatgaagcagcaaagggaATATACGAGCAATTGATGCCAGAAATCCAAAACCATATAGATTCCCATGGAGAAGATGCAAAATTTCAATTTACAGGTCATTCACTAGGGGGAAGTCTATCACTGTTAGTCCATATGATGCTTCTTGTGAGAAGAGTTGTGAAGCCATCAGTCGTTTTACCAGTGGTTACTTTCGGATCACCATTCGTGTTTTGTGGAGGTGAAAAGCTCCTGAAACAGTTGCAATTGGAAGAAAGCACGGTGCAAAACGTTATAATGCATAGGGATATTGTTCCTAGAGCATTCTCGTGCAACTATCCTAGACAAGTTGAACAGGTCCTCAAGCGTTTAAACAGCTCTTTCAGATCACACCCGTGTCTCAACAAGCAT AAACTGTTGTACTCTCCAATGGGGCAAGTATACATTCTTCAACCAGCAGTAAAACAATCGCCATCACATCCACTACTTCCACAAGGGTGTGCTCTATACACATTTGACAAGAAGACGAATACTACTCAACCTGGTTTGGTAGCACATGCTTTGAGGGAATTCCTGAATACTCCACACCCTTTAGAAACACTGAGTGATCCAAGAGCATATGGTTCAGAAGGAACAATCCTTAGAGATCATGACTCAAAAAACTATATAAAGGCAGTTAATGGGGTTATCAAACAATATAATCAAATAGCCTTGAGAAAAGTCAAGACTGCAGAGAGACATACGATATGGCCTCTGGTTGGATCTTCTTCACCTCAATATTCATGGACACATGAAGGTGTTTTTGAGAACACAACAGCCCGTACGGAGGTGATGACTAGTGTTTGA